One part of the Vicia villosa cultivar HV-30 ecotype Madison, WI linkage group LG6, Vvil1.0, whole genome shotgun sequence genome encodes these proteins:
- the LOC131614157 gene encoding uncharacterized protein LOC131614157: protein MIILSWNCRGLGSLSAISNLRNIAQRHNPDLIFLSETLANARKMETVRVTLKFDSCLAVDVDGRSGGLAVLWRNNIKCRVLNYSQNFVNMMIEDDIRGQWRLTCYYGFPERGRRKLAWDMLRDLRDMSDNPWCIIGDFNDLLSQEDKRGIHLHLNWLCNGFRNAVEECNLTDISIEGYQFTWTKSRGTPHMIEERLDRAMATTQWLELFPNVRLLNLPASHSDHNPIILYTDPTERHCYRYSFKFENKWLLEEDIREVVEAGWGPNRGMEISDRLGGCAEELRKWSRRKRS, encoded by the coding sequence ATGATCATTCTGAGTTGGAATTGCCGAGGTCTGGGCAGCTTGAGTGCAATTTCTAATCTGCGTAACATTGCTCAACGTCATAATCCGGACTTAATCTTCCTTTCAGAAACTCTTGCAAATGCAAGGAAGATGGAAACAGTTAGGGTCACGTTAAAGTTTGACTCTTGCTTGGCAGTAGATGTTGATGGAAGGAGTGGTGGTCTTGCGGTATTGTGGCGGAATAATATTAAGTGTAGAGTGTTGAATTATTCGCAGAACTTTGTGAACATGATGATTGAGGATGATATTCGAGGACAGTGGAGGTTGACTTGTTATTATGGTTTCCCGGAGCGAGGACGCAGGAAACTTGCTTGGGATATGTTGCGAGACCTTAGAGACATGTCAGACAATCCGTGGTGTATTATTGGGGATTTTAATGATTTGTTATCTCAAGAGGACAAGAGGGGCATTCATTTGCATCTGAATTGGCTGTGTAACGGGTTTCGTAATGCTGTTGAAGAGTGTAATCTCACTGATATCAGCATTGAAGGGTATCAATTCACTTGGACTAAAAGTAGAGGTACTCCACATATGATCGAAGAAAGACTCGATCGGGCCATGGCAACAACTCAGTGGCTGGAGTTGTTTCCGAATGTGAGACTCCTTAACTTACCGGCTTCGCATTCGGATCATAATCCTATCATTCTTTATACAGACCCCACAGAAAGACACTGCTACCGTTATTCTTTCAAGTTTGAGAATAAATGGTTGTTGGAGGAAGATATTCGGGAAGTTGTCGAAGCGGGGTGGGGACCGAACAGAGGGATGGAAATATCAGATAGGTTAGGGGGTTGTGCGGAGGAGCTGAGAAAGTGGAGTAGGAGGAAGAGAAGTTGA